The genomic segment CTGTTCTAGAAACGTGGATCTTCGCCAGTCGGATCCTTGGAGTCCGGTGTTGAGCAAAGGCCAAATCCCCGCATGACCCGCGTCGCCATCATCGCCGCTCTTCCCGGTGAGCTCAAGCCTTTGGTCCAAGGCTGGCCGCACTCCACGCGCAACGGCATCGACTTCTGGGCCCAGCGAGACGAGGAAGAAGAGTGGATTGCAGCCTGCGCCGGCGCCGGCCAGGCCGCCGCCACCCGTGCCTTCGGCGCCCTTGAAGAAGGCGGACCCATCGACCTCGTCTTTTCGGTAGGTTGGGCGGGCGCCCTGCGGCCCGAGATTGTCGCGGGCACGGCTCACAATATGGCCGGCGTTTACGATGTACGCACCGGCGAGCGCTTCAACTGCGACGCCGATGCAGGCCCCCTATGGCTTGCGACCAGTCCAGTTGTCGCCAATGAAACAGAAAAACTTAGGCTCGCGTCGGCCTATAAAGCCGCTCTCGTCGACATGGAAGCCGCCGCCATCGCCCGCCTCGCCGCGATGCGCGAGATCCCGTTTTACTGCATCAAGGGCGTCAGCGATACCCTGAACGCCCACCTGCCTGACCTGAACCCCTTCATCGCGCCCGACGGCAAGTTCCGCATGGGCAGTTTCATCCTTTTTGCCGCGATCCGGCCCTGGTACTGGCCTGCGCTCATCCGGATGGGCGAAAATAGTAGAAAGGCTGCCGCTTCCATCGCCCAGTCGCTGCTCGAGTTTCTCGATGCAGGAGGTCACGTCAGGAACCCGAATGGCTACCCAAATCTCAAGCCCTGAGCTCAGCATTCCCCGCCAGCTCCCAGCCACCATGCGCGCTGTAGTCTATCGCGGAATCAATGACATGCGCATCGAAACGGTGCCCGTTCCCGAAATCGGCGCCGGCGAGCTGCTGGTCAAGATCGCAACCTGCGGCATCTGCGGCACCGACCTCAAAAAGGTCCACTACGGCTCGCACTCCGCCCCACGCATCTTCGGCCACGAAATGTCCGGCATTGTCGTCGCACGCGGTGAAGGCGTGACGAAGTTCGAACTCGGCGAGCGCGTCGTCGTGCATCATCATGTGCCCTGCTACGAGTGCTATTACTGCCGCAAGGGAACCCCCGCCCAGTGCCCGCTCTACAAGAAGACCGGTGTTACAGCGGGGTTCGAGCCCTCCGGCGGCGGCTTCGCCGAGTACATCCGCGTAATGGACTTCGTGGTGAACAACGGCGGCGTCGTGAAGATCCCCGACGGTGTCCCCTTCGAACAAGCCGCGTTCGTTGAGCCCGTAAACACCGTGCTCAAGGGCGTCAAGATGCTCGACCTCAGGTCCGATGACACCGTTCTCGTCATCGGACAGGGCCCAATCGGCCTAATGCACGCAGCCCTTTGCCTGCGCACCGGCGCCAAGGTGCTCACCTCCGATCTCTATCCCGAGCGCCACGCCATCGCGGCACGCTTCGGCCTCAAGCATCCCATCGATGCAGGCAAGGAAAACGTCGTTGAGCGCGTGTTTGCCGAGAGCGAAGGCCGCGGCGCTGATGCCGTGATTCTCGCCGTCGGCGGCAAGGCGCTCATCAAGACCGCCATGGACGCCTGCCGGCCCGGCGGTAAGGTAATGCTTTTCGCCCAGACCCAGCACGAGGAAGCCATCTTCGATCCCGGCGCCGTCTGCATGGACGAGAAGACCCTGATGGGCTCCTACTCGTCTTCCTTCGACATTCTCGACGAAGTCACGGATCTGGTCTTCAACGGCTACCGCAACGGCTTCGACCTTACGCAGCTCATCTCACACCGCTTCCAGACCGAAGACGCGGTCGCAGGAATCGACATTGCCTCCCACCCCAAGGCCGATTCGATGAAGATTATGATCGAACCGGTGCTCGGCGCGGGAGCACAGTAACGGGAGGAAGGATGCCAGGCACCGTAAAAGCCGCAATCCTCCGCGGCCGCCAGACGGTTGAATCCGTCGTCGAAGGCGGCCGGAAGAAGGTCGAAGACGTCGTCGAAGGAGGCCTCAACACCGTTGAATCAGTCGTCGAGGCCGGCCTCAACACCGTTGAGACTGTCGTTATTGAAGGCCGCAAGAAGGTCGAATCCGCCGTCAGCCTGGGCCGCAAGACGGTCGAACATGCCATTGGGCGCAACACCATGCGCGCCGCCGTCCTTCACGGGCGCGAAGACATACGCATTGAAAGCGTGCCCATTCCGCAGGCCGACCCTGGCGAGATCATCGTCCAGGTGGGTGCAGCTCTAACCTGCGGCACAGACCTGAAGGTATTCCGCCGCGGCTATCACGCGCGCATGATCGTGCCTCCTGCGCTCTTCGGGCACGAACTCGCCGGCACAGTAGTCGAAGCCGGCAAAGGTGTAGAGGACTTTGCGCCCGGCGATCGCGTCGTTGCGCTTAATTCCGCCCCGTGCGGTAACTGCTACTTCTGCAAGCGGGACCAGGAAAACCTTTGCGATGATCTGCTCTTCAACAATGGAGCCTACGCCGAGTACATCCGCATCCCGTCTCGCATCGTCGCCAAAAACACGCTGCGCATTCCCGATCACGTTCCCCTCGAGCATGCCGCGCTCACCGAGCCGCTGGCCTGCGCCGTGCACGGCTTTGAGGATTCCCGCCCCCGCCGCGGTGACACCGTCGCGGTAATCGGCGGCGGCCCGCTCGGACTGATGATCCTCCACGTAGCCGCCCTCGCCGGATGCGAAGTAATCGCCATCGTCCGTCACGACGGCCAGGCGGAAGCCGCCAAGCAACTCGGCGCAGCGCACATCGTGCAGACGCGCAGCATCCGCCAGGCCATCCAGATGACCCGCGCACTTACTCACGATCGCGGCGTCGACATCGCCATTGAAGCGGTGGGCGTGCCCGAAGCGTGGCAGGAAGCCGTAGAGCTTGTGCGCAAAGGCGGCACTGTGAATTTCTTCGGCGGATGCGCTGTCGGCACGCACGTCTCGCTAGACACCAACAGGCTCCACTACAACGACATCACGCTGCGCGCCACGTTCCACCACACCCCGGCCATCTGCCGGCAGGCGCTCGATCTCATCGCCAGTGGCCGCTTCCAGGCCGGAGCCTTCATCACCGGCCGCGCGCATCTCTACGAGCTCAACCGCGTCTTTGAGAAGCTGATGAACCGCAGCCACGAAATCAAGACCGCCATCGTCCCGTAACCCGGCTCGCTGACATGCTGACTCGCTAAAATATGCCTATGGACACTGCTGCCCAACACGATGAGCTGATCGCCCGCGGTTGGGCTGCGCTGCCTCCTGCATATCGCATCCCCGATGTTGCGCCCACACTCGACGAAGCGCGCGCCTACTGCAAGAACCTCGCGGAATCGCACTACGAGAACTTCCATGTAGCGTCGTGGTTTCTGCCCAAGGCCCTGCGCCCGCACTTCCACGCCATCTACGCGTACTGCCGCATCTCTGACGACCTCGGCGATGAAGTACCCGATCGCGCCGCGGCCCTGGCACTCCTCGATCTCTGGGGCCAGGAGCTCGATGCCTGCTACGAAGGCCGCGCTCGCCACCCGGTATTCGTAGCTCTGGCCGAGACAATCCGTGCGTGCAGTATTCCCAAGAAGCCCTTCGCCGATCTGCTAGTCGCCTTCCGTCAGGATCAGACCGTCACGCGTTTCGCCAGCATAAATGAAGTGCTCGCCTACTGCGAGTACTCGGCAAATCCCGTGGGCCACTTGGTGCTGTATGCGTGCGGCGAAGTGACTCCCGAGACGCAGGAAGAAAAATTCCGTCTGTCCGACGCAACCTGCACCGCCTTGCAACTCGCGAACTTCTGGCAAGACGTGCGCAGCGACTACCAAATACGCAGCCGCGTGTATCTTCCGCAGGATGACATGCAGCGCTTTGGCGTGACCGATGCGACGATCGCCGCCGGCGTGGCCACGCCCCAATTCCGCGAACTCCTTACGCACGAAGTCGACTACGCGCGCAGCCTCTTCGAACAGGGCCTTCCGCTCATCGGTATGGTCGACCGCGAACTCGCCGTAGATCTCGATCTGTTCAGCCGCGGCGGACTTGAGATCCTGCGCGCCATCGAGCAGCGCGACTATGACGTGCTGAGCGCGCGCCCCTCCATCAGCAAAGCCTCAAAGCTGCAGCTCGCGTTGCGCGCAATCACGGGCAAATTCCTGCCATTCTTGCGTTTGGGGAAGGCAGCGTGAGTACGGCCGTGGTATCCGCTGAGCCCGGCATCGATCAGTCCTATGCGGTTTGCCGCGACATCGCCAAGCGCGAGGCGAAGAATTTCTATTACGCCTTCGTGGCGCTACCCGAGGCGCGGCGCAACGCCATCTGCGCTATTTACGCCTACATGCGTAAGGCTGACGACCTGGCCGATGACGAGAGTCTTTCGCGCGAAGAGCGCATGCGGCAGCTCGATGCATGGCGCACGGAATGGCACGCCGTCAGCCGCGGCGCCGGCACGAGTGATCCCGTCTTTGTTGCCACCCGCGATGCCGTGCAGCGTTTCCGGATCCCGCTCTCCCTGCTCGACGAACTTGTCGCTGGCACCACGATGGACCTGGAGCACGCTGCTACAGACCATCCCGACACGTACGCCACGTTCGATGATCTTTATCGCTACTGCTATCTCGTCGCATCGGTCGTAGGCCTGGTCTGCATCCGCATATTCGGCTACTCCGATCCTGCGGCGGAAAAGCTCGCGGAAGAAACCGGCATCGCCTTCCAGTTGACCAACATTCTCCGTGACGTCGCAGAGGATACCGAACGCAACCGCGTCTACCTTCCGCTCGAGGATCTGGCCGCGCACAACATCTCGCTTGACTCGCTGCTGAAGCGCAACGCGGGCTCTCCTCCGAGCGCGAACGAGCGCGCTCTCCTTGCCGACATCGCCGCGCGTGCCGAGAAATACTACGCGTCCGCGAAGAAGCTACTGCCGCTCATCGACCCCGAGAGCCGTCCAGCGCTTTGGGTGCTTGTTCGCATCTATCACCGGCTGCTCATCCGCATTCGTCGCGCGGACTACGATGTGTTCTCGCGCCGAGCCAGCGTGCCCACGTTCATCAAACTCGAGATCCTCGCCGTCGGCATGCTGCGCATGGGCTGGGCGCGCCTCACGGGCTAACGCTGTAATCAAGGCTCCCGCATCAGCGCGGCACGGACTGCGAAAATGTGAAAGGGCACGAGTTTACTCGTGCCGTAACGCGCATTAGAAATAGCTGGGGCTTTAGCCCCTGAGGGACTTCTTGCTCGATGCGGATCAAAAGGGAAGTGTAGCGGTCATCGGCGCAGGCGTCGCCGGAATGGCCGCTGCCTGCTCGCTTGCCGAGGCTGGCTATCGCGTCACACTGATCGAACGCCGCGGCTATCTCGGCGGCCGCGCTTCCTCATATCTCCACCCCGGCGTTAACGAGGTCATCGACAACTGCCAGCACGTGCTCTTCGGCTGCTGCACAAATCTCATCGGCTTCTATCAGCGCATCGGCGTTGCCGACAAGATTCACTGGACGCAGCACATGACCATGATCGAGCCAGGCGGACGGCAGTCGCGTCTTGGTCCGTCGAAGCTGCCGTTGCCCGCGCCGCTGCATGGCGCCCTAAGCTTCCTGCGCGCAGATGCCTTCACGCTCGCCGACAAGATCGCCCTGGGCCGCGCCTTCTCAGCCATGATGCGTCCCGACGCCCAGCATGAAGATAACGAATCGCTGGCCGATTGGCTCCGTCGTCACAAGCAGACCGCCGGCGCAATCAATCGCTTCTGGCGCCTCGTGATCGCCAGCGCGCTCAATGCCGAGCTCGAACACATTGCCGTGAAATATGCGGCGAAGGTCATCCGCGAGCTCTTCATGAACTCCGCATGGGCCGGCGCGATGGGCATGGGCAGCGTGCCGCTGAGCGAACTGTATGCAGGTGCGGAGCGCTACCTTACCGAGCGTGGCTCACAAATCATCTACAACACCAACGTCGAATCGCTCGCCTGGAATGAATCGACACACAAGTGGACGGTCCTCACGCGAACCGGCGACATACTCGCGGACTATGTCGTCGTGGCCCTGCCGTTCGAGGCCTTCGGCAAGCTGCTGCCCAACATGCCCGCCGCACCGGAAGCAACAGCCCTGCAACAGCAAATCACGCAGCACGAGCACTGGCCCATCTGCAGCGTGCACCTATGGTTCGATCGCCAGATCACTGATCTCGATCACGCCGTGATGCTCGACCGCGAGATTCACTGGATGTACAACAAGGGAAAGATGCAGCCCTGGCGCAACGTCAAAGGCAGCTACGTTGAACTGGTGCAGAGCGCATCACGCGCATTTGCCGCGCTCCCTCGCGAGCAGGCCATCCAGCAGGCCCTCCAAGAACTGAAGGAGTTCTTCCCCGCAGTACGCAACGCCAAGGTGGAGAAGGTTGCCCTGATCAAGGAAGTGCGAGCCACATTCGGCGTTCCGCCCGGCATCGATACGGCGCGGCCGGGCGCGCAGTCTCCCTGGCCAAATCTATTTCTGGCTGGCGACTGGATCCAGACCGGCTGGCCGTCCACGATGGAGAGCGCCGCCCGCTCCGGCCACATCGCCGCCGAAGCCCTCACCACGACCGCAGGTAACGCGCAGAGCTTCCTTATTCCCGACCTGCAACCCCGCGGCCTGATGCGTTTTATCTAGCTCCGCCAGCTACGCTAACCCGCTAGCTCCGCTGCAATTCAATGCGCCAGCAGATACACCCCAATACACACAAAAACCGCCGATGCCCACCGCCGCTTGTCGACATTTTCCTTCAGGAAGATCTTCCCCGCCACCGCGTTCGTCACCAGTGTGAGCGACGCCGAAGCGGGCGCCACCAGGCTCAGGTTCAGATGATTCAGCGCCAACAGAAGCGAGAAAAACGCCAGCGCCAGGAACGTTACGCCGGCGAAGAACAGCGGGCAGGTGACCACAGCCTTGATCGCACCCTTCATCCCTGAATGCGCGCGAATATCATCGAGATCGCCGATCGACTTCATCGCCGCAGCCGTCAGCACTTCGCCCGTGGTGGACAGCAGCACCACCGCAGCGATCATGCCGGCAGCGGCCCACGGCCCTGTCCCAGTTGGAGACGCAAGCATCATCGGGTAGCCTCCTCTTCCACTGCTGCGGCGGGCTGCGCCGCCGGGCGCTCCGTCACCGCCGGCCCCTGCGCGACGAACCCGACACCGACCGTGATGAGAATGACGCCTGCCCACCGCTGCCACGACACCGACTCATGCAGCCAGAACTTCGCGAACAGCGCGACGATCACGTTTCCGAACGCCGTCGCCGGGAGTACGAATGTTAGATCGGCCCATGAAAGAGCCGTGAGATAGCTCGCGAAGAATCCGATCAGCAACACAATGCCGATGGCGATCCACGGTGTGAACACCGCCGCGATCAGCGTCCCGGGATGCGCCAGTGTGATCGGCGCCAGATGTGTCATGCCGCGCGACAGGCAGGTGTCGCCCAGCGGCGCGCTCAGCGCGACGAGGCCCAGGATCATCCATTGATTCGGAGTAAGGCGATGTTGCGCCATGTGCAGTGCGGCCCTCAGCCGCAAATGAAAGAAGGGCGGACGCAGTGCGCCGCCCTTCGCGTTGATTACAACAATTTCACTCTATGCGCCGGCGCTGACGGCCTGTGCGTCGGCCTTGCTTCTCCGCGCTTCCTTCACCTGCTTGTTGCGCTGCGACCGGAGCTTGAGGAACGCCTTGGCTTCAACGTAGAGGCGCGGTACATCGCGGTTCACAATCGCCTTCCACACCACGCGGAACGCCGCCTTCGGCCTGAAGTAGTACTCGTCGTAAAAGCGGTGCACCATCTCCATCACGTAGTCGACAGGCAGGCCTGGGTATTCAATGTGCGCCATCTGGTGCCCGCCGCCGTCTTCCATCTTCTCGTTCGTGATAAAGCCGCCCGCCTTCGCGAACTCGTAAAACTCGGTGCCGGGATACGCGTGCGCAATCGACACCTGGATCGTTTCGCAGTCCAGCGTCTTGGCGAAGTTGATCGTGTTGCGGATCGACTCTTTCGTTTCGCCGGGCAAGCCGAGAATAAAGTCGCCGTGGATCACCAGGCCCAGGTCGTTGCAGTCCTTCGCAAACGCGCGCGCGCGCTCAACGGTGGCGCCCTTTTTGATGTTCTTCAGAATCTGCGGATCGCCCGACTCAAAGCCGACGATGAGCAGGCGGCAGCCCGCGTCCTTCATGGCCTTCAGCGTTTCGCGGTCCGTCGTCACACGCGAAGTGCAGCTCCACGTAAGATTGAGCGGCTTCAGCTTCTCGCAAAGCTCAATCGTCCGCTGCTTCTGAATGTTGAACGTGTCGTCGTCGAAGAAGAACTCCTTCACCTCGGGGAAGTTCTCCTTGGCCCACTTGAGCTCGGCGGCAACGTCGTCAGTCGAGCGCTTGCGCCACGCGTGGCCTGAGAGCGTCTGCGGCCACAGGCAGAACGTGCACTGCGCCGGGCAGCCGCGCGTGGAGTAGAGCGCGATATACGGATGCAGCAGGAACGGGACGTTGTACTTCGTCACGTCCATGTCGCGCTTGTAGATCTTCGTCGCCCACGGCATCGCGTCCAGGTTCTCCACCTGCGGGCGATCGGGGTTGTGGATGATCTTGCCGTCCTTCTTGTAGCTGATGCCCAGAATCTCGCTCAGTGGCTTGCCCTGCGCAAACTCCACAACGGAGTAGTCGAACTCTCGTCGGCAGATGAAATCCAGCGCTGAGCACTCGTTCAGCGCGCGCTCGGGGTCGGTGGTCACCGGCGGTCCCACAAACGCAACCCGAATCGACGGATTCGCAGCCTTGATCGCTTCGGCCAGGCGCTGATCGCCCTCCCAGCCCACCGTCGAGGTGAAGAGCACAAGGAACTCGTAGTCCTTCGCGATCCTGATCGTCTCTTCCGCCGACACGTGATGCGGCGGCGCGTCCAGCAGACGCGAGCCCTCCAGCATGCCCGCCGGGTAAGCGAGCCAAACCGGGTACCAATACGACTCAATCTCGCGCGTCGCCGGCCAGCGCGAGCTGGCGCCACCGTCGAAATTCTCAAACGAGGGCGGGTTGAGGAAGAGGGTTTTCAAAGGCATTGACATTCCCTTCAATTTTAACATCGAGCAGTTTTTCAGCGCTGCAATCGATGGTTAAGTGCCCTATTTTGTGTTGACTTCGTTCAGCCAGTCCTGCATGTGGCCCAGGGCCCTGATAAGGTTCAGCCGCGCCTTCGCCAGATTCAGATCTGATTCCTGCACATCCAGGTATTTCTGGCGCTCGTCGATCAATGCAAGCTGCTCCTGCGTGGGAGACATCTGTGCTTGAGCGCCCGGCCCCGCACCAGCCCCGTTTCCGCTCTGCATCTGCGTCTGCACTGTCTTCAGATCGTCAGCGGCGATCTCTTGCCTCAGGCTTGAGACTTCAGCCTGGGCCTGCAATTCACGCAGCGTGCCGGTGAGCTCCGCGATTGCCACCTCGTTCTGGCGCGCAGCCTGCTCCGCCTCTGCCGTGGCGCGCAGCGCATCGGCAGTGGACTCACGCCCCTTGGCACGATGCACCATATCGAACAGCGGCACCTGCACGTTGAACCCCGAGGTGAAGTTGTTGGCGGGCAGGTCTTGTTTGAAGTAGTCGTTGACGTTGTTGAGAATCGTTGTATTGCGGTTGTACTGCGCGAAGAAGCTCAGTTGGGGAATATAGTTCGTTTCCTTGTCGCCGGCTGCCTGTTGCTGCCGCGCCCGCGCCGAGAACCGGGCCGCATCCATCGCATTCAACACGTTGTGCCCGTCTCCTGGACTGATCTTCGGTATCTCCGGAATGCTCGCATGGTCCGCTCGAATGGCGCCGTCGGGCAAACCCGTCAGCGCGGCAAGCTGCTTTGAGAGCGTGGCCGCCCGTGTCTGCAGGTGCAGCAACGCCAGCTTCAAATTCGCAGCGGCAAGTTTTGCTACAAGCAGAGAACGGAGTGGATCGACCCCGGCCTCGGTACGCTGCTGCTCGATCTCCACCAGCTTGTTGGCGAACTCCTCCTGCTGTTGGGCCGAGACGATCTCCGAGTTCACAGTATCCAGTTCGATGTATGCGTTGCTCGCGTCAAGCGCAACCTGTTCGCGCGCGTCCTTTAGCCTCGATTCCGCCGCGCGCCAACCACTACGGGCTGCGTCCATATAGTGCTTCTGCGGAATGCTGAACACCAGTGATTCCACCGTCATCGAATAAATCGAAGGCGGCTGCCCCGTGAAACCCACCGACGGGAACGCCGGAATCCCCGTGCCGAAGTTGACTGATGGGATGTAGGCGTCCCTGGTCTGCTCGTACGCAGCCTTCGCTTTGGCAACATCAGCTTCCGCCATCTTCACGGCCGTGCTGTCGCGCTGCGCCAGGTCAACAACCGTCTTCAGCGACACCTGCGCATGAGACATGGCGGCGCAACCGAGAGCGCCGGCAACTGTGACCAGTCGGCTGAGTCGAGCCAACGAATTGTTCCCCTTCAACTCCATGCGTCGGGTCAAATCTTCAAATCCTGTGCAGGTCTGTAGCCGCTGGCCATTCCCAGCGCCGCAGTGCGCTCCCTTGCCGCGCCTGCCGCGTCGCCTGACTGCTTGTATAACCGCGCGAGCCACGTGTGCGCCTCGAATGCCGGGGCTTCCTCAGTCTGACTGGCCGACGCGAGATACTCCTGCAGCATCTTGATGGCAAGCGCCGGATTTCGGTTCGCCTTGATCAGCACCGACGCTCCATTGAACAACGCAACGCCCGCATGCCTGTCGCGATCCGCTGCGGCCTTTCCGCTCTGCAGTGCAGAGTCCATCTCCTCATACCGCTTGTTCTTGCGAAAAAAACTGGCCAGGCGCATCCACTGGAACGCCGGATGCTGGCTTGCCGCAATGGCTAGCCTGAACTCGCGCTCGGCTCCTACGTAATCGTGGTTCTCCTGCGCAATCGCAGCGCGAAGCTCATGCGCGCGCGCCGGATCCACCTTGTCGAGTTGCGCGGCCACGCCCTGGGCCTTGCCCGTTCCTCCGCCCACCACGCCCGGAGCCGAGTTGTAGAACTCGCCCAGATCGGCCAGCGCCTCCGCATTCTTTGGATCGAGCTGCACCGCCTGTTCGAACTCCGCACGCGCGCGCTTCGCGAGGTTATACGCCGTGACAAACGATGCGTTGTCGGCTCTCTCGCCAAGCACACGCCCCAGCCACAGGTGATTCATCGAGTTCTGCCAATCCAGCGCCACGGCGCGCTCGCACTCGGGCTGCGCAGGATCCCACTGCTCCAGCGTGAACAACACCCTGCACCGAATGCCATGCGCTTGCGCTGAATCCGCATCGGGGGAGGGAAGCGACCGCAGAATCGAAATAGCCAAATCGGCCTGCCCCGCCTGCAGCGCTGCATTTGCGTCGGCCACGCTGCTGGCGCCCGCCTGCGCGGGTGCTGCACACGCTGCCAACAACAGCGCGATCGCCGCAAATACTACTGAGCTGAGACCCCTCACTTGACCGGCCTGATCGGCACGCCTTCCTGCAATGGCTGCCCGCTGATGGATCCGGTTGCCACCCAATCGCCCGCATTCAGCCCCGAGAGGATTGCCACCTGGTTCAGATTCATCGTTCCGTAAGTCACCGGCGTCCGCTTCAGTTCGTTATCGATCATGCGGAACACGTACGGCTTTCCGTTTTCAACGTGCAGCGCTTCGCGAGGTATGCTGAGCGCGTTTGCCTGGCTTGACGTAGTCACCGTGACCGTCACATTGGTGTCAGGCAACAGGCCATCGGTATCGTCGTCCACCGCGATCAGCACTTCGCCCACGTTCCGGGTGCCGTACTGGGTAATCGTCACCGGAACGCGTTCAATGTGCCCCTTCCAGACTTGGCCCGGCTTGGCATCCCACTTGATCAAAGCCTGCTGTCCAACCGACAGAGTCCCGATCTCGGGCTCGTCGAAATAGGCCCGCACCCGCTCATGTTTCAGATCGGCTAACTCGAGAATCAGCTTGCCTTCCTCGATGAAATCGGTAGGCTTGGCGGCGAGTGTGTAGATCGTGCCCGAAGCAGGCGCCCGCACTATCGTCTTGTTCTCCACGTCGCGAGCCGCAGCCAGGGCAGCCTCTGCGTCACGTATCGCAGCCTGCGCGCGATCAACGTCGCCCGGCGTATAGCGGTTCTTCGAGCCGTTCTGGCTGGCTTCCAGCGCAGCCGCAGTCGACTGCAGGCGCTGCCGCGCGGCCGCCACTTCGCTCGAAGATGCCGCGCCCGTGGCCTGAAGCTTGGTCAGCGCATCCACATCCCGCTGCGCCTGGTCGTGTTCAATCTGCGCGCGCGTGATTTCAGAAGAAGATGCCTGCCGCTCTGCGAGGGTGCCCCCGTGCTGGGCAGTTTCAAACAATGCCTGCGCCGTTCTCACGCCGCTCTCGGCCGCAGCCACACGGGCGCGCGCTTGGATGTCATCCAACTTGACCAGCACCTTTCCAGCGTCCACATGATCGCCGGTCTGCGCATACACGGCCTTCACCGTCGTCGAGATCGGGCTGAACTCCTGGTACTTCATCTCCGGCTCAACCCTTCCGTTGGTGCTGATCGTGCTCTCCAGCGACTGGTGCGCAGCTTCAACCACGCGCACCTCCAGCCGATCGCGGGTAAGCGATCGCACCGAGAAGAAAACCAGTATGAGGATCACGCCGGCGCCGAGCCAAACCCAGCGCCAGTCCAATTGCTTGCTCTCTTTAGCCATTCCTAACCTAGGTCAGTATATAAGACACATGAGTGAGGTCGAAGATGCGCGAAAATCCATAAAAACGAGCAAGTTGGCCCCGAATTTTTTCAATCCGTACAATGGGAATATGGCAACAACGCAACCCCGCTACACTGACGATCACGCCAAGGCCGGACTCGACTTCGCCTTCCCCGCGATCGAAACATGGCAAAACCAATTCCCCGGCTACGTCATCGAGATCGACGATCCCGAACTGACCTCCGTCTGCCCCAAGACCGGCCTGCCCGACTTCGGCACGCTCATCATCCGTTACATGCCGCGCGAGCGCTGCCTCGAGCTCAAGTCGCTGAAGGAATACCTCTTCTGCTACCGCAACCTCGGCATCTTCCAGGAAAACATCTGCAATCAGGTCCTCGAAGACATCGTCAAGGCCACCGACCCGATCTGGGCCGAAGTCAAAGGCGTTTTCCGCCCCCGCGGCGGCATCGGCACCACAGTCGTAGCCAAGTGGCCCCGCCCGCAGG from the Occallatibacter riparius genome contains:
- a CDS encoding phosphorylase family protein; amino-acid sequence: MTRVAIIAALPGELKPLVQGWPHSTRNGIDFWAQRDEEEEWIAACAGAGQAAATRAFGALEEGGPIDLVFSVGWAGALRPEIVAGTAHNMAGVYDVRTGERFNCDADAGPLWLATSPVVANETEKLRLASAYKAALVDMEAAAIARLAAMREIPFYCIKGVSDTLNAHLPDLNPFIAPDGKFRMGSFILFAAIRPWYWPALIRMGENSRKAAASIAQSLLEFLDAGGHVRNPNGYPNLKP
- a CDS encoding zinc-dependent alcohol dehydrogenase, which codes for MPGTVKAAILRGRQTVESVVEGGRKKVEDVVEGGLNTVESVVEAGLNTVETVVIEGRKKVESAVSLGRKTVEHAIGRNTMRAAVLHGREDIRIESVPIPQADPGEIIVQVGAALTCGTDLKVFRRGYHARMIVPPALFGHELAGTVVEAGKGVEDFAPGDRVVALNSAPCGNCYFCKRDQENLCDDLLFNNGAYAEYIRIPSRIVAKNTLRIPDHVPLEHAALTEPLACAVHGFEDSRPRRGDTVAVIGGGPLGLMILHVAALAGCEVIAIVRHDGQAEAAKQLGAAHIVQTRSIRQAIQMTRALTHDRGVDIAIEAVGVPEAWQEAVELVRKGGTVNFFGGCAVGTHVSLDTNRLHYNDITLRATFHHTPAICRQALDLIASGRFQAGAFITGRAHLYELNRVFEKLMNRSHEIKTAIVP
- a CDS encoding DMT family transporter, whose amino-acid sequence is MAQHRLTPNQWMILGLVALSAPLGDTCLSRGMTHLAPITLAHPGTLIAAVFTPWIAIGIVLLIGFFASYLTALSWADLTFVLPATAFGNVIVALFAKFWLHESVSWQRWAGVILITVGVGFVAQGPAVTERPAAQPAAAVEEEATR
- the hpnC gene encoding squalene synthase HpnC, which produces MDTAAQHDELIARGWAALPPAYRIPDVAPTLDEARAYCKNLAESHYENFHVASWFLPKALRPHFHAIYAYCRISDDLGDEVPDRAAALALLDLWGQELDACYEGRARHPVFVALAETIRACSIPKKPFADLLVAFRQDQTVTRFASINEVLAYCEYSANPVGHLVLYACGEVTPETQEEKFRLSDATCTALQLANFWQDVRSDYQIRSRVYLPQDDMQRFGVTDATIAAGVATPQFRELLTHEVDYARSLFEQGLPLIGMVDRELAVDLDLFSRGGLEILRAIEQRDYDVLSARPSISKASKLQLALRAITGKFLPFLRLGKAA
- a CDS encoding EamA family transporter; this encodes MMLASPTGTGPWAAAGMIAAVVLLSTTGEVLTAAAMKSIGDLDDIRAHSGMKGAIKAVVTCPLFFAGVTFLALAFFSLLLALNHLNLSLVAPASASLTLVTNAVAGKIFLKENVDKRRWASAVFVCIGVYLLAH
- a CDS encoding zinc-dependent dehydrogenase, whose product is MATQISSPELSIPRQLPATMRAVVYRGINDMRIETVPVPEIGAGELLVKIATCGICGTDLKKVHYGSHSAPRIFGHEMSGIVVARGEGVTKFELGERVVVHHHVPCYECYYCRKGTPAQCPLYKKTGVTAGFEPSGGGFAEYIRVMDFVVNNGGVVKIPDGVPFEQAAFVEPVNTVLKGVKMLDLRSDDTVLVIGQGPIGLMHAALCLRTGAKVLTSDLYPERHAIAARFGLKHPIDAGKENVVERVFAESEGRGADAVILAVGGKALIKTAMDACRPGGKVMLFAQTQHEEAIFDPGAVCMDEKTLMGSYSSSFDILDEVTDLVFNGYRNGFDLTQLISHRFQTEDAVAGIDIASHPKADSMKIMIEPVLGAGAQ
- the hpnE gene encoding hydroxysqualene dehydroxylase HpnE, which gives rise to MLDADQKGSVAVIGAGVAGMAAACSLAEAGYRVTLIERRGYLGGRASSYLHPGVNEVIDNCQHVLFGCCTNLIGFYQRIGVADKIHWTQHMTMIEPGGRQSRLGPSKLPLPAPLHGALSFLRADAFTLADKIALGRAFSAMMRPDAQHEDNESLADWLRRHKQTAGAINRFWRLVIASALNAELEHIAVKYAAKVIRELFMNSAWAGAMGMGSVPLSELYAGAERYLTERGSQIIYNTNVESLAWNESTHKWTVLTRTGDILADYVVVALPFEAFGKLLPNMPAAPEATALQQQITQHEHWPICSVHLWFDRQITDLDHAVMLDREIHWMYNKGKMQPWRNVKGSYVELVQSASRAFAALPREQAIQQALQELKEFFPAVRNAKVEKVALIKEVRATFGVPPGIDTARPGAQSPWPNLFLAGDWIQTGWPSTMESAARSGHIAAEALTTTAGNAQSFLIPDLQPRGLMRFI
- a CDS encoding phytoene/squalene synthase family protein, with product MSTAVVSAEPGIDQSYAVCRDIAKREAKNFYYAFVALPEARRNAICAIYAYMRKADDLADDESLSREERMRQLDAWRTEWHAVSRGAGTSDPVFVATRDAVQRFRIPLSLLDELVAGTTMDLEHAATDHPDTYATFDDLYRYCYLVASVVGLVCIRIFGYSDPAAEKLAEETGIAFQLTNILRDVAEDTERNRVYLPLEDLAAHNISLDSLLKRNAGSPPSANERALLADIAARAEKYYASAKKLLPLIDPESRPALWVLVRIYHRLLIRIRRADYDVFSRRASVPTFIKLEILAVGMLRMGWARLTG